In one Lolium rigidum isolate FL_2022 chromosome 3, APGP_CSIRO_Lrig_0.1, whole genome shotgun sequence genomic region, the following are encoded:
- the LOC124700702 gene encoding thioredoxin-like protein YLS8: MSYLLPHLRSGWAVDRAIVAEEERLVVIRFGHDWDEACMVMDEVLAGVAETIKNFAVIYVVDTAEVPDFNAMYELYDPSTVMFFFRNKRLMVDLGTGNNNKINWAMRDKRDFVDIVETAYRGARKGRGLVTAPKDYSTRYRY, encoded by the coding sequence ATGTCGTACCTGCTGCCGCACCTGCGCTCCGGATGGGCGGTAGACCGGGCCATCGTCGccgaggaggagcgcctcgtcgtgATCCGCTTCGGCCACGACTGGGATGAGGCCTGCATGGTGATGGACGAGGTGCTGGCCGGGGTGGCCGAGACGATAAAGAACTTCGCGGTGATCTACGTCGTCGACACCGCCGAGGTTCCCGACTTCAACGCCATGTACGAGCTGTACGACCCGTCGACGGTCATGTTCTTCTTCCGCAACAAGCGCCTCATGGTCGATCTCGGGACGGGGAACAACAACAAGATCAACTGGGCGATGAGAGACAAGCGGGACTTTGTTGACATCGTGGAGACTGCCTACCGAGGAGCTCGTAAGGGTCGTGGTCTGGTGACTGCTCccaaggattactccaccagATATCGTTACTGA